Sequence from the Ammospiza caudacuta isolate bAmmCau1 chromosome 9, bAmmCau1.pri, whole genome shotgun sequence genome:
TGTACACAGTCAAAAGCTTCTCTGAGAATGGCCTCATTGTCCTGGACCAcctttttttaggtttttttttctttttcctgtcaaATGAAGTGTGCACACTAAGTGTAAGGACATTAAGAAACATTTCTGAGTGTGCTGTGCTTGGTATTGTTTAGGACCTGCTCTGCAGTATGCTACGTATTTTATTCTCAGCTCTTTTGATGTTCTTTTCGTTGACAAGCCAAGGGAGTATTTagtaattttaataaaaacttaAGAAGGTGAAGATTGAGAGTCTCACCTTTTACATCCCCCATGTTTGCATGAAACATGCAGCTTGATGCTTAATAGATCACTAAATAGAGATGTACAGCAACCCTTTCTAATATGTCCAAGATAATTACAACTCTATGCTCTGAATTCAGAGAAATGTGCAAAGGAGATAGAAATGAAGAGACAAAACCCAATCCACTCCAAAAACTGCATAATAGAGAGCATTTGCTGATTGCATTTTGGGCCTAAACTCTGTTCTAAAGATATGGAACAATAGCAAAGGTCTTTCAGTATCAGTCCTAGCTGGCATTTTATGTCTGTATTGTAATTAGTAGAATATGTTTTATACCAGGTGTGCTAGATTACAATCATACAGCAGCCTACTTTGCACATTGTGTGTGGTGGTGTAATGCTTTGCAATCATACTGGAAAACCTACATTAGACAGTATTGCAAAAATCTccagctctgtcactgctgcctgtgctcctggcaaAACTGATGGTGAAGGCCCACATGATCAGCCAGGTAATTTTGACCTGGTCATGGAAAGAAgttgctctgtgcagagcaggagaaagTGATGTGGTGTGGGACCACTGGCCATGCACACATCAGCCATTCCTGACTATGCTCTCAGTGGTAGCAGAGGCTCAGTGCAGTCTTTTTGGGTTTCAAACATTTTACAAATTCAAGAACCCTGAAAAAAACCTGTCTAATACCAATCTAAATGCGCTTTCATAGTCAGGGTGAACTGATCAGTCATTTAAGTTCTGCAGCTTCATTGGAATTTGAATCTCAGTGCTTATCACAAACTAATTCCCAGATGTGTAATTTTCCACTCAAGTCCCTTATGTAGTAATACTGTAtgtaacatttttctctttgtaataAATATTATTCATGAAGAAAATTATGTACGTTCTGCCAAATGCTGAATGGGAAAGATCCAGCCAAGTTGAAATGCTAAGGGATAAATCTTGCTGAATTGTTCTGAAATGTGTTTGTAAATTTATTGGAAGGACTTCCACTCACATTCTGGATGTGTATGTACAGCATGGCTTAACAAAATTCACTGGCTAGAATGGAGCCCTGGATGGATTTTGCTAGTCCTCCTTGTACAGAAGGGTTTCGCTTATGTTAGTTAGATTACTTGGCCTGATGGAAAAAGCAAGTCATTTGATCTCAACATAAATACAAGCAGCAGGGATACACCACAGGAGTTTCTGATGGGACTCCCTGTATTCCTTGCATTAATGATAAGGAACTTCTCTTGTATTGGGAGAATTTGTCAATCCCTGTATAAAATAACTCATGCTACTTCTATCACTGGACTGTGCAGATTTTTAGGTTTACAAGTAAAGTTTtgtaaaattatatattttaatgcaaCAAATTAACTGATGAAAGATGGTACGTAATAGATATATTCCCTATTTATAACATTTAATAAAAAGTTTTTAAGTTTTGTCTCAGCCTGATTATAttagtgaggaaaaaaatgtagcaGTTTTTGTGCTGAGTTGCAAGGATTGCTGTGTGTAAGCCTGGGTCCTGCCCACATATGCagcaggagcactgggctgtgcAGAACTCTCCCTACCATGGCCCTGGATGGGTAAGCTCCTGAAGAACCAAGGCTGTCCTGATGTTTCCCTGTGTTGAACAGAGTGCATCTACTGCCCAAGGGCTTTGCTGTAAGTCAGGAGCTGACTGGGAACCAGAAGAATTCACTTTTCAGCTGACTGGAGACATGAGCTGGGCCATTTGCTGCACCAGCCCTGGCGAGGAGCAGCCCTCCCCTGCTGGAGCCTTGGTCTGtgggctggctgtgcaggaggcacCAGCTGGGCCAGCACGGCCCTCTCTGCTTGTGATCCATCGAGGAATCATCCTGGGACATTCCCTGTGGATGTGCTCAGTTTTACAGACTCTACTGGATATTTTTTATACTTTCAATAAATAGTGATCCCCAATAGAATAAATGTGATGTGCCTCATTCCTGTGCCTTCTCTCACTGTCTCATAGCTGAGGCATTGCAGTTTATcatctcagctgctgctggtcaaGACAAGCCTTTCTCTACTGCACTGGTGGTTTATTCACAATAGGCAATAGGTACAAACTTGCACATGCTCTGTCTTGTCTGGCATTGGTCAGAGGAGAAACCCTGTACTTGCTAAATTATGAGGGAAATGTCAAACCATGAAGGAAGCTGATGTGATTTTAATGCTCTGAGTCAGTTTTTCTGAGGTATCAGACATGTAAAGATGTACGTCACTGGATTTTCTGTGTGTCATGGCACGGCTGTTAGGCACCTACTTTCATCCTTACCTCCAGGTAAGGAGGAAAGCATTTCTTTCTTGATTGAAGTAAATTCTCAAGATGTGCTGTAAGAATCAAAGCAAACATCTGCTACTGCACTACCTCTTAACAAGCTTGGACACGATATTGCCATGCCACTAAACCGTATTACATCAAcacatttttaaacactttGATGCATGCACTGTCTGAAACACCCAACTGTAGCCTTCAATACTTATGTCCTGCCCAGCAGTGATTTCTGACACTGAAAGCTCTGGCAGAGGGACTAATTGAAAAGCATCAGCCCAGATGATTTCCTACAAGAAGTAATGTCATTTCAGGATGGAGTTTGACTCCCTGGCCATAGCTGGCAGCACACAGTGGGTCATCTCTTGGCATTTGCTTTGGCAATCAGCGCAGTCTCCTAAACTCCATTTCCCACAGACACTGCCTCTGTGGAGATTTATTTTGACAGCTTGAGTTTTAGACAGCTTGTTCTGCATTTTGGCTTCAGCCAGGATGCCACATGATGTTAAAGAGCAGCTGAACTGAGTGGACATCTGCTGTCACAACAGTGACCATTACATTTACAAGCAGGCATAAACTGGGCTGAAttaaaaaggcagcaaaatccCAGTCCAGTAGGGAACATAAGCATGACTGTGGCTAACACTGGGGGATTTATTTCCCTCCccctcttctccttccctttctctctaCCCTAATTCTTCCAACTTTGCTAAGTGATTCACCACTGGACCCTCAGGTTAATACTGAACCTGCTGAGTACACTTGGGGTTGGGATATATTTAGATAAATGGCCTCTCAAGCAGCAAATAAATATCAGCCTGAACACAGCCAGAGCATTGGCCCATGGTACTGAATAACTCTCTTTGAAAGGCCATTTTCCAGCCCTCTAGAAGATAGGCTGGACAGGCAGGAATTCTCatgggggaaaaggaaaacaactgcaattcttttttgttgtttttttctgttaagtaattcatttatttaaaataaggtATTTCTAACAGAGAACCCTGGATATCATTTTGCTTCCTGCATCCCAGGACACTGGGCACTGTGCACCTTCTGTGCCTGAAGATGTACATTTATTTACAGGTTTATAAACTCCAGTAGTTTATAAACCTGTAAATAAATAACACTTCACTTTTCATGAAAGATTTTTTGAAGACATGACTTAGCTGCCACATTCTGTAAGACCCTCCCCATGGGCCATGGAGGAGGGGTGGGAAGGTGGCAAGGAGGGGCTCTTCCTTTCAAGCAAAGGAAGTTTTGGGCCTTAAAAGTGGTGAATCCCTTGGCATGATTTGCTTCTGCCTCTGCTGAAAGCTTTCTGttcccaggccctgcagctcacACATGGGCAAACTCCAGGATGTGCTCCTGACACCCAGGAGTTTTCTGACTAACTACATCATAAAGAGTTTGTTACTGTTTTAACCTGTTGTAAAGGGTAAAATAATATAATTcattataataaaattatataattatggcatcattatatattatatgatatattatattttgattataatatgatatatgatatataatacataatatatgatatgatatgatatggtatggtatgatatgatatgatatgatatgatatgatatgatataatataatataatataatataatataatataatataatataatataatataatataatataatgtaaaacATAACAGGAGGGGGAGATGTTGGAATGCAACAGGCATTCCTCTGGCATAGGCCCAGAGGGAAATCCAGGCACAGGGACTGAACTGAAACCCTTGTAGAAACTGAGATATATGAAGCCACAAAGTgaaacagaaatacagatttaGAGTAcagattttagcttttattaGAAACTTATACTAAGTGCCTTGAGTATATAAAAATactacatatttatatataaaatatatacaaaaattaatagaatagaatagaatagaatagaatataacataacataatattaaaaattatgtacTGTTTTATTATTGTgaaattgtatttattattactattgTAAAGTGTAAACATATAAAACTATTATTATAATAGAAATTATAATTGTTTTATTAGGGAATATTTTCATGGCAGAACAGAGAAAGAGAACAAAGGCACCGGTGACTGTGGCATTGCTGGGTGGTGGGGAAGGACACTCCCTCCCatgcagcctcagccctgctgatgGGCATCCCCTCTCTGTGGTTACATGGGATGTGCACAAGGAGTGTGTGCCTCGGTgacagggctgcagtgctgccacccccactgcaacagcagcagcttcaccaAGGAACTCCTCAGCAGCCACCACCCCCCCCAGAGGGGGattttcagctgctgtgctaCAGACCAGCAgcctttccccttcccagctcacTGACAGGTCTGAACACAGGGCAGTTGTTGAAAAATCAAATACTGCACCATGGACAAATAAGGAACATTTCagctaaaaaacccaaaccataaaaataaatcccCTATGCTTGTGGTTAGATGGGAGGCACTGCCAGCAATAGCAACCCCACTGGCCCATTCCTTGTGGTCTGTTCCCTGTACGCGGGGGACAGAAACAGAGTATCAGTCCCCTGAAGTTTCCCCACCAGTTCATTTTGCTGATTTGCCATGAAATAAAAGCTCCTGTTGATTTAAACACTGCAGAATCAAGCCTGTGTTTTCTTTAGGCTGAAAGCAGCACAACCCTGAGAGCCACATATAGCTCTAAGCTGCCACACTTTAAATACTTTTCTATCCTGGTCCCATAGGTTAGAGGTTAAGCAGGTTCAGGCTAATCTTGCTTTGTGCCCCAGCGTCACACACAAGGGCAGGGAGGTGCAGCCCTTTTCCTAGGCTGTAGTGAAGCCCATCCACACTAGATGGCCCCAGGAGAACGCAGAACTCCTTGGAAAGAACAACTGAAACCTGCTATTTTGGCTTAAAAGAGATCAATACATTTGGTTACTCAAAATCCCTTCTCAGAACGGCATGGTAATTCAAAATGACTGAAAGGCAGTCAGTACCTGTCTTACGAGGCAAGCCAGAGAACAGCACTGAACATTTGTATTTATACAAAAGAAATTGACTTCCTAGAGACTCTTGTCAGAGAAACTCCCCCATGGACTGGCCACAGCtacatttcagaggaaaaaggtGCCATGTTTATGCTTCCATGCTGTCAGATCCTAGTTTGGGGAGCAGGCTTCATGCTCACCATGAGCAGAACCCACCAGACAGGGTTTGGGGGAGGATGCACTGTGCAATGGGGCACTGTGGAAATTACAGCTGAAGTCTGGCCCTTACCATGGCTTTCTGCCTTGATAAAACCCATTAAAATATAGGAGACAGAGACACACCCTgtgaaactaaaaaaaaagaaaaaaaaatggtctGGTTAATTACTTGCAAGGCCTTGGCAAAAGAAGTGGTTTTGGCTCCATCTTCATATTCCCAACCCAATAAATATATCTGCCAGAATCCCCTCAGCTGGAGGAGAAGTGCCAGGAGTGATCCTGGGGGTGGTTTTTAGCACTTGGACACAGACTGAGAACCACACTACCTGTCTTCCTTAGGGTTGGGTCCCCAGCAGGATTTATTTCTGCGTCAAGGAAGATTACAGCTAATAGGATTTGCTTCTTGGAGGCTGTTGGCGTGTTTGGTGCAAACCCCTGCACAGCGCTTTCTTAAAGGAGAATATGGACCCTGTCtgtcatatttttcttcttcttctggcCTTCCACAAGATAAACCCATCTGTTTCATCTTGCATCACAGGATGCTCTTGTTCTCAGGACAGCTTTGGAAGGTAAGAACACTGTTACCCTGTTGTAGCACCAGTGAAGGGGCTCAGACAGCCCCAGTAGGAACTTGCTGATGATGTGAGCACCAAAACCAAGCAGATTGATGTATGGCGTGCCACCTCTAATACTTGAGTTGTGCTGTCTTGAGCGTAGAATGAGATTTCTCTTATTTCCCTGAGATATGTAGCTACAAACATAGCCATTTTTATGATTTAATTGCATCCTTTATAGCAAAATTGGTATAAAccccagggatggatggacggCTGGATGGATGGTTTATGCATGCCCTATACACAATACCTTATAATTATTCAAGTGCTTGTAGACCTGCATAGGAAGCTGGTTTATTGGTCTCAAATGCGGTCTGTGACCTGGAAATTTTTCTGGTTTCCTCCCTAGGAGTTTGCTCTGCATGTCTGCACTGCTGAGGCAGATCCCTGCAAACATCCCTCAGGACATCCGGAAAATTAGAATAGAAAATTCTCACCTAACAGAACTGCCCCGTGGGTCTTTTGAGAATGTCAGTGCCTTGGAGTATCTGTGGCTCAATTTTAACAACATCACAGTGATGCACATCAAGAGCTTGGAGTATCTGCCAGCTCTGAAGGAGCTGCGCTTGCAAGGGAACAAATTAAGTTCGGTGCCATGGACAGCATTTCAGGACACCCCGACTCTGAAGATCCTGGATCTGAAGCACAACCGGCTGGACGTCCTTCCAGAACACGCGCTGCGCTATCTGCCCAACCTGACCTACTTAGACCTATCCTCCAATCAGCTTACCATCATATCCAGGGATGTCTTCTACAACTGGCCCGTGTACCAGAGAAGCCAGAGCACGGAGGGGCCGCTGGAAGCGATTTCCAACGCTGTGCTGGCCCTCCATGACAACCCCTGGATCTGCGACTGCCGCCTGCGCGGGTTCGTCCAGTTCATCAAGTCTGTGGGCCCACCTCTTATCCTGATGAACTCCTATTTAACTTGCTCAGGCCCAAAATTCAGGACAGGGAAGTTTTTTCATGAAATGGAGCTTAACAGCTGCACAAAGCCCCTGACCTCAGCCCTCGACACCAACCTGACAGTCCCAGCAGGATTAAACATCACCCTGACCTGCTTTGTGCAAGCCAGCCCTTCCCCGGCTGTCTGGTGGACCTATGCACTCAAACTTTTAAGGGCATTTAATGGTAAgcaaagcttttccttcttcttagtttttttttttttttaattaaaaatttatgcTGTACTATTCTACTTACATAGGTCTGCAGGCCATCACAGTCACCACAGCAACCCAGCCCCTTTGGAGCACCACAGTTATTGTGGTGGCTGTAATCCAAAGGATCTCAATCATCCTGTGCATCTAGGCACATCTGACCAGCATAAGAAGAGTTGCTTCATGCAGGATATCAGTCAAAGATAAAAGGAGCATGGCCTCATTTTTATACAATTATCATACTTGTGGATTTTAGAAGCAGCTCTTTCTTCATGGTACATGATTGTAGGAGCTACCAATCTTATATTAATTGtacatatttaataaaaatgtagCTTTCTAAATATGCATGTACATTTACTAAAGATTATTTGCATGTATATTTACTAAATATTATATGCTACATAATTTACTATGTCATATACTACaaatatatatgcacacattCCGTATATGTGTATGTGCATGTAGATGTGTTTGCATGAGCCCACACCCATGTACACAGACTTGTATGTTCCTACATTATTCCCATGTATTCCCTCAAGAAATACTACACAAACCACAAAACTGTGCAGCCCTGTTTCCTCTCAGTGTTCATTCATGTTCTGAATGAACTGAAACAGAGGTTGTTGTTTACTTGAAGTCTCGCTTATTCACATTCTTTAGCAAAGGTGTTGTAATATGAGACCTTTTCCTCCCAATCCATCCTCCCTcatgtttatttttacaaagaGCCTTCAATAGGACAAGTTGCTATTTTCATCAGGTGAAGAAAGACATACAGGCAGCCAGCACACAGGTTCTGTGTCCCTAATAAGCCAGCTAACTAAATAGGATAGCATTAGCCCTTAATCCTGGGCTGATATTTGCTTCaattgcagtgctgcagcagcacttgtGTGTCTTTCCACAAGCACATGCTGATTAATTACATACAGTTTCTTCTCAACCACAGCCACACACCTCTGTTTGGGTAGATGACAGGGTTTCACACTGTTCTTAAAACAGCATTTCACTTCCAGCCCAACACTTTCTACCTTCATACACCTATTTTGGTCTGAGCCTCTTGAGACTGACAATTTAATCCTAACAGAGGACGGAGCATGTGTCCAAAATGTAGGTGTGCCCCCTCAGTGCTCTCCTGGTTTGCCCTAAGAACGCCGGTGGCAATGGGCAGCTCGgcctctgcccacagcagcttttctctgcccacggcagctcctccagccgcTTGCACTGGGCCAGGCGTCGGGCACACCCCATCTCTCCCACACCTGGGTGTCCCAATGCGTTTATTGCCTTTCAGACAGACAACACACTTTGCTGTCACCTCTGTGGGGTTTGGCACATTCCTGTgcccctctctgtccctgggcGGGCGGGTCCCGTCCCACACAGCCTTAGGgcccaagggcacggtggctcGCTGCTGACCCACTCACCTCTGCCCGCAGTGTCCACGGAGCCCATCAGCGAGGACACCGTCCGCTCGGAGCTGCTGATCCCGGCCGCACGGCCAGCAGACGCCGGCAATTACACCTGCACAGCCGCAAATTTCCTGGGCAACGCCTCGGTGGCCATCAACCTCCGCGTGGTGGCCCCGTGGGCGAGCACCACGCCCCGCGGCTGGGCGCCCGCGGCCCCCGCGGAGCCGGGCGCTCATGTGGAGGTGCGCATCGCCAAGCAGACGGTCTACGGCATCACCCTGGAGTGGttcgcggcggcggcggcggccgcggagCCGGGGGAGACCTGGTACACCCTCCTTGTGGGCCGCTACGACGCCGCCCAGAAGGACACCATCTACATCGGGCCCGGGGTCAACACGTACTCGGTGACCGACCTGCTGCCCGCCACCAAGTACGAGGTGTGCGTGGCCGTGCGCAACCAGGCTCCCCGCAAGGGCCAGTGCGTGGTCTTCGTCACGGGCAGCGACGTCAGCCAGATGGAGCAGCGCGAGAAGCTCATCCACATCGTGGTCATCGTGTGCGCCATGGTGCTGGCCGTGCCGGCCGGCATGTACGCCTGCACGGCCGAGGCGCTGCCCGGCTGCCTGGCCCGCTGCCCCAGTGCctgcccgcgccgccgccgcgggggcCCGGCGCAGGCCGCGGGCAGCAAGGAGAGCACGCTGGACAGCCTGCCCGCCGGCAGCGAGGACGGGCTCTGCCGCCCCGACGGCGGCGCACGGCGGCCTGCGGACCGCCCGGAGCCCGGCAAGGCCCGGCCGCCCCACAGGAACAGCGCCGACCTCTACTAGCCGGGCCCTGCCGCGCTGCGGCGCCTCCACACGCCCGCAGGCGGTGCTGGGTTTCTCCAAGGACAGCGCCGGGCCGGCTCCGTGCTGCGGGGCTCGGGCACGGCGGGCGCACCGCCGGTGCTTGCGGCAGGCTCGGGGTGCCACTGGGGTGGGGGGAACTGCGCCTCCGtagcctgtccctgcagcactgtCATGGAGCAACGCACACTGACACGCCAAGAGAACCAACACTAACAAAAAGAACCCCCGAAGCAATAGTAGTGCTTGTGGCCAAAGGCCAGAAGTGTCCCCTCACTCACCCACACAGGTGTGTCTTTATTTCTGTGTGCCCGCAGCTCTGTCCGGTGCCCGGTGCCAGCCTCTCCCGTGTGCCAGCTCCTGGGAAcgcacaggggagctgggcacgCCTGCCATCACAGCCCAGCAACAACTGACAGTGGGGAGGATTGGGTCAACATGAGgaagagattttattttagttgaagaaaaaaaatattttgaccagaggtgttggttttggggtgggtttttttttcttactccTCCTTAAGGTTTACGCAGCCCTCAGAGATTCACAGCTTTGGTTGTACCACAAACAGGAAAAGTGCAAGTGCTTGAACCAGGCTAGTGGGACAAGTTGACAGAGGCAGAGAACAGAGTGGAGGATGGGGTTGGGAGCTGAAGATGCAAGCTAGGCACATTCCCTAAATGCAGACAGGTGCCTGCCTATCCTGCTGCTTTGAAACCAAAGCTCGCCTCTTTGCTAGAGGCAAAAAAGCCCAAAGATGCATGTAAAAGCAACTGCCTCCTGCTTGTGAAGCAGCTCACTGCTGTGATTCTCAGAGGCCTGAGGACATGTGacttattgtttttctttttttgaccTCTTGCTTTCCAGCAAACCAAAGCATGTGGCCCATAGACCCATAGCACTTGTAATATGTGTTATAGATCGTCTCAAAAAGAAGAATCTAGAGTAGACACCCCAGCTGTTGTGAGCTTCATGCTGTGGTAGCTTGGCTTTCTAATTGTATTTTGGTGTTTGGTGTGTGTTTTCCATGCTGTCTCTcctcccagcacctcctcctgctgTACCGTACTGCACAGCTTTGAACAGAGCTCTGTTTTGTCATTGCTGACTCTCGTTGTCAATCTTCACAGGACTTCCTAATCTTGTCAGTCTTTTAGTGTCAAAGCAATAAACACGACCGGTTTTCAGAATACACAGAGGTCCTCTGCTTCTTCTCTGGCCTTTTACACTTACAAATTGCAAAGAAACCTGGATTCCAAGGAGCTCTGGGGttttgctgcagggctggaggaggcctggcagctgcagtaCAAGTCACAGGGCCCTGGATTGGTGaggaaggggcagcagcagctggccaAGCAGGAAAACCTTGTCCTGGGAAAGCCAGCCACAGACACAGCTAGTACAGAGTGAGCCATGAGCTGATGCTGGTTGGAGAccagtgtggggctgtgggtgagGGGGAGTAAATAACAAAGGGCTGTCAGTAATGTCACCTTCTTCCACCCCAGTCAGCAGGGAGGGACAAGAGCGCACTGtagagactggagagagctgcTGAATCACTGAGGAAACAGCCAAGGAAGGACAAAACATCCCCTGACCTGTGGATTTGTTCATAACAAATTGCAGAccctgggcactggcacaggctgaccctgctgcccccctgcccctggggccagctgcagtgctctgtACCACAGGAGCTCGGCCAGGGCTCCCTGTGaccctgcccatggcctgtgccaatggcatcctgctTCTCACCTcccctccttccagcctgctgGTGTCCAAAaccacacagcccctctcctgACTCACAGCCTGCAGAAGGGTCCATTTGGTCACCATAAAAGTGGCCTGGCTGCCTGTGGCTGGCTGGTAATGTAACAGGTGAGCACAAGGCATTGTTGCCAGCAGAAGCACACCAAGCACAGAAGCACCTTTTgcagatttaaattttttttttattaaaaaaaagttgaaatacAGAGTAACTGGGAAAGAGTCTCACAACATAGTAATAAAACATCTTTATTGCCTCTTAAATATAATCTCTAAGACTATAAGCCTGTAATTCCTGTTAAATCTAACTTAATTGAATGGTCTTTATAGGCTTTCCTCATTAGAGAATGAACACTGAATACTGGCAATAACACAAAACTGGGAAGACAGTGGAATGGGGAATAAATCAGGGGGGAACATTGCAGAACCTGCAGACACCCAGCCAGCAGAAGGCAGGTGCttgcacagggcagcagcagtggggtcagGGGCTGCATGTCCCCTCCCTCTGGCCAGCTTATGGCCAGGGAACAAGGACGAGGTGATTGGACAGGTGAGAACTTGGCCTCACATCACAGTGCCCCAGGAGGAGGGATGAGCAAGAAAACAGTAGAGAAAAGGAGAGATGTGACAGGagaggctctgggagcagcGCTCCTGCCTTGGCCCCCAGCTGGGACTCTCCTGGATCTCTTGGCTACAGCTGCTGGCTCAGCTCACGGGTGACGTGAGCCACGAGCACTATGGCCTCTAGGCAGATTGAactgaagttaaaaaaatacaagattttCCTTGTAAGTGCATAATTTCATATTCAACCAGCTATCTCCTAAACTGATGAAGTCCTGGTGCAAAAAGGGGAATTATTTCAGCTGCTGGAGTAAGAGGAGATCCTGAGGGCCAGGTCTGCTGGTTAACTGAAATGACAGCTGGAGAACTCTCATGAACCCCTTGAATTAACACGGAGTGCTCCCCACCTTGATGTTCCTGGTACCATGacagcacagcttctctgcagggctggctctcaGAGACACAGTGCAGGGTGCTGCTCCACAGCCAGCTCGGTCAGTCCGTGCTGCCTtctccccaggggatgggaaaCAGCCAGGCCCAGCTGAAAAAGATCTCCTCAGAAACAAACCTGAGAGGGGTCTGTGGGATAGATCCAGTGAAAAAAGTGCTCTGCTCTTGCTGCCTTTCTACTGTCACgtaacaggaaaagaaaaacctgtcaGCTGCCCTGCCAGTCCCTTTCcattaaatgttttttaattcaCTCAGAAATACTGATAAGAAAAGCCTGAATATTTTATGGAAACCTCCTTTTGCACACACCAGTCCCAGCAACAAGTCAGGAGAGGTGATGAAATATATTTCTTGACACCTTCTGCTAGCAGTGTACAACACCACATGGTCTTTCCAGACACTTCCCTGACCAACATATGCAACTTTACAGCACTTGTCTCTGTCTTCCACTTATCATTTGCTTCTCAGTTTTACCTTGTCTTCCCAGTGTTTTTATTCATGTCCTTCTCCTGCTGCGCTCCTGCTCTTTTGGAGCACAGTGTCAGAAGGAGGCAGTGCCGAGTGAGGGCTGCTATTGAACTTCTATGCTCAAATCTTGCCCCTGCTGGTCCAGGGAAGGCTGAGGTGCCCCTCCAATCTCTCCCCAGCAGGCAAGTCCAGGGCAGAAGCAAAGCACAGCATCATGTCAATGTGCTCTGGCAAAACCCAGAGtaactgcaggaaaaggaagaactTCTCCAAGCCTGCCTGCTTACCTTCTGGGAATGAAGGTACTGAGGCCAGGAGCACATCACTCCGCCAGCTGCTGCAAAGCACACTgtgcacagcacacagcagtgccactgctgtAGGAGACCTGCAACTGACTCCGTGCTGCTGCCACATCTTCAAAAATGGGTCTGGGATTTGAAGTGATGGGTTTTCAGACACCTCAAACCCACCTGCCAGACCAGGTCAGAAGAAGCATCCACCAGGG
This genomic interval carries:
- the LRIT2 gene encoding leucine-rich repeat, immunoglobulin-like domain and transmembrane domain-containing protein 2, which translates into the protein MDPVCHIFLLLLAFHKINPSVSSCITGCSCSQDSFGRSLLCMSALLRQIPANIPQDIRKIRIENSHLTELPRGSFENVSALEYLWLNFNNITVMHIKSLEYLPALKELRLQGNKLSSVPWTAFQDTPTLKILDLKHNRLDVLPEHALRYLPNLTYLDLSSNQLTIISRDVFYNWPVYQRSQSTEGPLEAISNAVLALHDNPWICDCRLRGFVQFIKSVGPPLILMNSYLTCSGPKFRTGKFFHEMELNSCTKPLTSALDTNLTVPAGLNITLTCFVQASPSPAVWWTYALKLLRAFNVSTEPISEDTVRSELLIPAARPADAGNYTCTAANFLGNASVAINLRVVAPWASTTPRGWAPAAPAEPGAHVEVRIAKQTVYGITLEWFAAAAAAAEPGETWYTLLVGRYDAAQKDTIYIGPGVNTYSVTDLLPATKYEVCVAVRNQAPRKGQCVVFVTGSDVSQMEQREKLIHIVVIVCAMVLAVPAGMYACTAEALPGCLARCPSACPRRRRGGPAQAAGSKESTLDSLPAGSEDGLCRPDGGARRPADRPEPGKARPPHRNSADLY